The Amblyomma americanum isolate KBUSLIRL-KWMA chromosome 3, ASM5285725v1, whole genome shotgun sequence genome window below encodes:
- the LOC144123626 gene encoding vasopressin V1a receptor-like, protein MRPELALLFGPANATSSQDDAEEKVFGPQYERTLRIIFIGIMLALSLIGNATVCYRLLTSRRQRLLKAQVLFLNLALADLLVTLVTMNSQLLWEIMGRMWIAGEGSCRVFKVLQTYALVSSTYMLVGIAVDRHFAICKPLAPAPKPRSLAAACWFLSLVPSLPNLFVFRLVLVGDKYYCASLFYIYRESVAARQVYMASVFVLVFILPLLALLSLYTSILLRMWRTSSTTSGPQENFFGASGGSLEGSRNTMPKARLRTLKMAVVIFVAFLVTNLPYMVQEMLLAFAQNVSLGPNLVAVFGVISASNSAVNPYVYLAFNGGAGAGWCEAHLCRIWRCLTCCSASKRTTITYGGPWSTLQTRRRRRPPLAKAAVPAQMCVSCERLQKADGKH, encoded by the coding sequence ATGCGACCTGAACTCGCACTTCTTTTTGGCCCAGCTAATGCGACCTCGTCGCAGGATGATGCGGAGGAAAAAGTGTTTGGTCCGCAGTATGAACGCACGTTGCGAATCATCTTCATCGGCATCATGCTGGCCCTTTCGCTCATTGGCAATGCGACGGTCTGCTACCGGCTCCTGACATCGCGACGCCAAAGGCTGCTGAAGGCACAGGTCCTGTTCCTGAACTTGGCCCTTGCAGACCTGCTCGTCACCCTCGTCACCATGAACTCGCAGCTGCTGTGGGAGATCATGGGCCGCATGTGGATCGCCGGCGAAGGGTCCTGCCGGGTGTTTAAGGTGCTGCAGACGTACGCGCTCGtgtcctccacgtacatgctggTGGGCATTGCGGTGGACCGCCACTTCGCCATCTGCAAGCCGCTGGCACCGGCGCCAAAGCCACGTTCGTTGGCCGCTGCTTGCTGGTTCCTGTCCCTTGTTCCTTCGCTGCCCAACCTGTTCGTGTTTCGCCTCGTCTTGGTAGGGGACAAGTATTACTGTGCCTCACTGTTCTACATCTACCGCGAGTCGGTGGCGGCTCGGCAGGTGTACATGGCGTCGGTGTTTGTGCTTGTGTTCATCCTGCCTCTGCTCGCCCTCCTCTCACTCTACACGAGCATCCTGCTCCGCATGTGGCGAACGAGTTCCACCACGTCTGGACCACAAGAGAACTTCTTCGGTGCTTCGGGCGGCTCTCTTGAGGGCAGCAGGAACACTATGCCAAAGGCACGCCTGCGGACTTTGAAGATGGCGGTGGTGATATTCGTGGCGTTTCTGGTGACCAACCTCCCCTACATGGTGCAGGAGATGTTGCTGGCATTCGCGCAAAATGTGTCCCTCGGGCCCAACCTTGTCGCAGTGTTCGGCGTCATATCAGCGTCTAACAGCGCCGTGAATCCATACGTCTATCTTGCCTTCAACGGTGGGGCAGGCGCCGGGTGGTGTGAAGCCCACTTGTGTCGCATCTGGCGCTGCCTTACTTGTTGCTCTGCCTCGAAGCGCACCACCATCACGTATGGTGGCCCGTGGTCCACGTTGCAGACTCGCCGCCGGAGGCGACCTCCATTAGCAAAGGCGGCTGTTCCAGCTCAGATGTGTGTGAGCTGTGAAAGACTGCAAAAGGCGGATGGGAAGCATTGA